The Arachis hypogaea cultivar Tifrunner chromosome 14, arahy.Tifrunner.gnm2.J5K5, whole genome shotgun sequence DNA window taatataggggtaaaattatctttttataacatttctttccttcttattttccttccattcaaacacatctaaagaaaataaaaattcactcaatctctttcctttcttttcttttctttctatttccttCCTCTCTATTTCTATAGAgagaaaattttcttttgtttggatgaaaagaaaagtgagaagaaaaaaaattataatagtataaaattacattaatacccttatatatattatatgtaaattataatatattaatatatttaaattatttctttaataaaaaaagtatttttaattatattttagaattttaatgtattattattataaacaataatattttttaaatttatttttttattttctattaaatattataaattttgtttttaatttaataatggaCATGTTAGTAATTTTACTTTTACTTCAGAAGTTTTGTTCGCAAGTTGGGAAAAAAAACTTGGATGTGGACCCTACGTCActattttccttttccatccAATTTCTGTGCTGATCCAATCaagagaaaattttatttttctttcaattttccttccttcaattttctttccttttaatttctattGATCCAAACATAGTGTAAGATCCATTTTTTAAGAATTCATCTTAAATACCTATTTTTATTTCTCAGTCTTTCTGTCTATGAGTATGGGGGAGATATTTGATTTGTGTAGTAgtttgaaatattattttaaaaaatatttttcggcacaaaatttaaaagtattaatCTTTATCCCTTAATTTTTCATGTACTCATTCTTATAACAAAAGTGTAATTGAGGAGTAATGCATAAAAATGTAACtcattttacaattatttaaaacGAAAAtagggtattttttatttaaattacggatgtttttttttttctctttttctctatcTTCATGGGTATGAATATAAATGACAGGATGAGATATcaaatttgtgtatttttatatAGAAGTGTActtgaaatattatattaaaaaataaataagttttttcagaCAAAATCTGAAAGTAATAATCTTTAATCGTAGTACTCATATTTATAGACAAAAGTTTGTCTCTATTAAGCTACTATTATGCAAATATTCTTCAATTTTGCTGTGGCTATGAAATTGAGgtaagaaaaatttttaattttactgaattcaaaattaatttttccttaattttgttGGTATATCATGTTAAATTGAAGAATAATGTAcagaaacataatttttttaataattatttatattttttatttaaataaaaaactttttttctttttttttttatctttacgaATGTGAGTAAGatgtcatatatatatttttatataatagatcatttgaaatattatattaaaaaataactaatctTTTCACACAAAATCTTTACTTGTTAATTTTTGATGTACTCATCTTTTTAGacaaaaatttatttctattaagTTACAATTATAtaaatttctttctcaattttgttGTGGTTGTGAGATTGAGGTAAAAAAAGATGTTTCTAATTTTGTAACTAGTGAttgcaaaattaaattttttggtgatttaaaattgaaaaatagaatatttttatttaaccaataaaaatctttttatatgAATGTGTGTGAGATATCagatttgttatttttatataatagaacacttaaaatattatattaaaaataactagTCTTTTCGTACAAAATTTATAACACTTAAATAATTTTctcatgtttttattttcatagACAAAGTTTATTTCTATTAAGTGACTATCATGCAAATAATCAGATTTAGATTATTTTTGGTTGAACCTCAAAATCTggctaaaattattttttacatggaAAAAATAGTAGTATTCTTAATTTTTATAGAATATTGAAATTGGGAGTGTTTCGTAGAATTGTAAATGTTTAGGGTTGCCATTGCACAACAGGTAAGGAGCAGAGATTCTTAGCAACTTTAAACATGTGTGGCGTCACCAGAGCAACACGCAGGAGAGTTGCTATCTCAGAAATTCTTAGCAGCTCTAAACATGTGTGGCGTCACCAGAGCAACACGTCCCATGCATCATACATTTTCAGAGATTCTTGGCAGCTTTTGCCACGTGACGCACCGAGAGCAACACGTGTTGATTGCTTTTTCAGCCATGCAGGAGATAAGTATGATCCAAAAACAGGAGATAGATGAATACCTGACCCCTTTAAATTTGGCTCAACCAAGTTGCTTTCCTTGCATACATTAAccaaaatttcaaagaaaaaaaaaaagggagagaacGAAAGAAATAAAGAATAGGGAGAGAGGCAAAAATATTGTAGAAATTAATTTATGGTGATTTCTTCTAACTTTATGGTAATTTTGTGGATGATTTATTCTTGCTTAGGTGTCACCATCACAGTCATTGATTAAGTAAAGTTTTCTAAACTTCATTAATTGCTTCATTAAATGTTTTCACATTGCATTGTATTCTATGTTATTTACATTATACCACATAACGTATATGTACTCCAAGTACAATGTACAAATAGTTAAATTTTACCAAATATTTTAGAATTAAGAAATTTTATTCCTAATTCTTCTACCCCATATGTCTGTATGTTTTGGTGACTCATCGGCAGGATTAAGCTTATCCGAAACCGAAGACGCtgcctactgcttcttcttttagCGGTGACCCACTGCAAAAACTTCTCGAAACACCCTTGTAAGATccactgcttcttcttctatatGGTGCATTTTTATTTTTCGGTGACTCACTGGCAGGGGTAAGTTCATCCAAAAACCTCGAATACCCTACCCACTGGTTCTTCTTGTAGCTCATGCGTTACTTTTTTTCGGTGACTCACCGGCAGGGTTAAGTTTTTTCGAATCCCTCGAAGACCGTAACTTGTCCACTCTCCGGCCAAGAACCGGCGACTGGAATCTGAAACCTATCCAAAAATCCTTGTAAGGCCTACTACTTCTTCTTCTAGCTCAGGCGtttgtattttttcaaatttcactAACAATCTTGCGTTATTTGTTCTGTTACTCACTTTCTGTAATCACTGGCCATGGAAGAAGATTGTTTCAAGTTCGAAAAAGTTTGTTTCAATTTCGAATGCAGTAGTTGATCATAGTTGTTCATGGTGGTGTTAAATGTTAATTAGATTGATGGCCAGTGATGCATGCTCCTCAAACACGAGACGAAGCAGAGGTGGAGACGACGGACACCAGGGACTCAAAGCTGGATATGGAACCTCATGTTCGCCGCAACCTGGGGATGTAAAAGATGGTGTGGCCCCAAAATGCTTCTGTGGAAAATATGCCATCTATTACATGCTGAAGACAAACATCCACTCGAATAGGCTATTTTTTGGATGCCCATTGTTAAAGGTAAGCTCGCAATTCTTCATGTATGCGTACTATATTTATGCTAAAATTgggttaaattttaaatttttggaatGGAGGTTTAGACTCTAGATTTTGGTGATTTTTCCTGTCTCAAGTTGTTGTGGATGTGATTTTGAATTATTAGGAATGGCATGACAATTGgatatgaaaataatttgatttcATAAGCGGTTTGCTGTTGAATTGGGTTGATTTTGTATATGATTTTATATTGGAGCTggttaattttgaagaatgattgagaattgaaaaaaaaaagttgatttaTTGCAAATAGATCTACTTAGATTAATAAATTGATTTTGACATAGAACCTGAActgatataaaatattttaaaaattagaaaggaTTTTTTAGATTTAGATTTTAGGAATTAATTACAGTGATATATGTGGAGTAGATTGAATTGGAGTGTTTTGTACCACCATACATTCATTGTGTTCTATTCGATTTAGGTGACACAATCACATTGCAAATTCTTTGTCTGGGTTGATGACCACATTGCAAGGGTCAGAGCTGTGGAGCCAACAAGGGGATTAGGTGACGGCAAGCCGAATGGTGTTGAAGAACATTCGGGACGAGATAACTTGATTGCTCATGTCGAGGAAAGAATAGTAAACCTAGAGAAGCTACTGAACAAAAAGAGTAGAGAAGcagaattgaagaagaagaataaagaagcAACTGCAAGAGAGAAGGAGGCTTCATCAATAAAGTCTAATGATTAGATCAAAACCAGAACCACAAGCACCTCTAATAGGTTTAGAAACTTAAGAATAATTTCCTTCTTTGATATGGGCAAGATGGTTGGAATTTGATTATATATGTAGTGACGTGTTCTTGTTTTACCTATAGATACATATATGTCTTATGGTATATATTTTTGTGAGTTGTGAGTTAGTTATCCAAGTTCCTTCGTAATTTCAATAGCATATAAAGGCTAATATGTTGTAGTAACTCGTCCGAAAACcagaaaataacattttttattgaCATGAATGCTTAACATTGCAATCATGTAATAAGTCAATGTTTGGCAATTCTGTAAGAGTAGCAAAGAGAAAGGGATGACAAAATAGACAGATTATTTGGTGATTCCCATGACAAATCATTCAGCCACCATAATAGATAATTGATACCCGAGTTACTCTAGTATATCACCAAACATGTCCgcgatttgtttttcttcttatataGTAACATTCAATGAGTGTATGGCTTATTACAGGTCTTACCATGTAAGGGTTAGGTTGGGTTATCGTCCACAGTAGTGGTATCTACAATTGTTGTCATGACACCTGTGGCCATCATGTAAATTTGTCTTCTAACTTATTTCAAGTAGTTTCTTAAATGCCGGTTTATATGTCGTCATTTTTGGTGGAATCGTGTTACATAGTAAGGTATAGGTCGAATTTTGTATGCATAGTAAGATAAATTATGTCAACCGTGTTGATTCATCATGATCCCCATTGAGTTCTTGTTAGGAATTAAGGTGTAAGATAGTAGAGGAGTTGGTATTCGATATTTTTTTTCCCAGTGTTAGTTATTTTAATTAAGGGAATATTTAGTCTTTCTGACATGCTTGGGATTAAGCTCGGTGAACTAAcctgaaaaaatatttattttttggtagtttaagTCTCTCTAAAAGTAAAGTGGACTAGCAAGCAAATTGGGTCagctacaaaaaaaattaatgtacatGAGTAGAAAATTCAGCAAGTGGCTTGAAACCAGTTAAGCCCAACTTTTTATGGAATTTTAATATGTAGATCTTTCATATACCTCCAACAACATTGTTATCAAACTCTCGAGTTAAATCGTAAActacgagtttacgagtttaggTAGTGGAATCGAGACTCGGACATAAACTCGTTTTTGAGTAGATTCGGGTAGACTCGGATGAACTCGTGTAAACTCGGTCAAAATCGCAAGTTTGAGAGCGAGTTTGCGAGTTTGCTTTGGGTGCTGGTTTTGGCAAAAAATAACGTCAtttgggcaaaaaaaaaagaataacgtTATATGTTATGCTAACCCAATAACACGTAACCCTAAATGACTAAATCCCTAATCACTCTTCTCTCAGTTCTCTCCCTCTCTATCGTTTTCTCACACTTCAATCTTTGTCACCATTCACCGTCGATTGCTTGTGTCCCAGAACAGTCGTACATCGCTCTCTACTCTCTCCTCTCAGTGCTTTGCTTCTTACCATAGCTAGGTTTTGCTTCGATGCACAAGGAGCCTCTGCCATCCACTACACTGGCTCGTTCGTCTCATTGCCACTGCTTATCGTGTCCTCTGCGACTCTGCAGTTCGTCGCGCTACCGTGGTTTGTTCGTGCACCGTTCGTTCATTCATCCACCGTTCGTGCATAACTCCGCTGCGCTATCGTTGTTGGCCCGTGCCTCTTACCTCTATTGTGCTTTGCTGTTGCTCACCATTTCTCACTTTTTGCATCTGCATCGTGACTCCATCTCTGCACTACATGAGTACAATTGTGCTGCATCTCTACTCGGTTTCGTGCTGTTTCTTTGTCGGCCATCCCAGGCTCACAGCTAGCTATTGTGCTTTTGTTCcattcaagtattttttttttgtaaattttatttcTTGCCTTTTATGTAGTTTGAAAATTTAGGCAGTTAGTAAATTACAGTGCTTTGATTATGGTTCAACTTTAATGTTCATAGTTGTTATTTAGGGataacatagaaaattaacagTTAAGAATAACTCATAGTTGATAACTAAATTAGGGACATAGTGTTTATTTAGGGACAaccatggtaatttaattatttgatatTCTTGATTTAGGTACCAAATGTTTGAGAATGCTGcttaaagaaaatgataaatgaAGATTTTGATGAAGACGATGAAGATGTTATTGATGTCATGGAAGATAAAGATATTAGaggatttcaatttaattttattagaagtTTAGAACTTTTAGTTGTGTGCGTTGTATGTTGTACTAATtgcataaatataattataagggATTTGAACTTGTGTTCTCAAATACTTGTTATAATGTATGCTACTACTTTAGTTTATTATGTGCTTTAAATTTGATATTGTTAATTTTAAATGGCAAGATTtaagcaaatatatatatatatattatgtatgatatgtatatattttttgaaaaaattttgtaataggtaaactcgtacgagtttacgaatTAACTCACGAGTCGAGTCTAGGTTAGCTCCACGAGTTTACttagactcgcgagtttgacaaccttgTCCAACAAGGTAATCGTCACTGGCTCAAAGCACTGAGACTTAAAGTCAGCTATTAATTCATTGTGTCTATACTCCTTTAAGGCCCTATCCAGGTTATGCATGAAGTCAATGAGGGTATTTTTGCGATTAACATAAAATCTGATGAGAGAGTTTATACATTCACACTGTGACGTCATCCTTATGTACCCGAAAAACTTATCCCATAGGAAACAATGGGACCATATCGCACGAGTTTTGTACATCTTTTCCATCCAAGTACTCCCAACAAGGTTGTGCTTATCCAAAATGGCTGTCATCTCCGATCAAAATCTCTGCGGTCATTGTTGTCGTATATAAGACCCTTAAAATCCCGTAGGAAATTAGGATTCTTTATATTTTCACATGCATTTCTCTAAAGATGCCATCCGCATAACCAATGGGTCGCATTAGGAAGAATATTCTTGATTGCATCTCGCATGGCAAGGTCTCCATCAGTTATTAATGCTTTAGGACTTTTTCCACCCATCGATTCAACAAACGTTTCCAACAACCACTTATACGTGTCTGTGGTTTCGTCAGATAGTAGGCCGGAGTCGAAGATAACAATCTGCCCATGATGATTGCATCCGGAGAAAATGACCAAAGGTTTGTTGTATTTATTCTTCTTGTACATTGAATCAAAGGCAACAATATCTCCAAAGCAGTGATATTCAACAATTGATTGCCCATCTGCCCAAAAAATATGCTCGAGCCCTTCGTCACTAGTGAACGTATACTTCCCAAAGAACAGTGGATCGTTGTTTAACTTGCTAATCAAATAATTTATCGCCGCATTGGCATCCCCATTTTTTACTTTTGATCTACGATAACAATCAATGTGGTTGTACAAATCTTTGCGTGTGAAGCTAGCATGATGATATCCACCCTTCTGGAACGCAATATATCCTATAATATAGCACGTCTTGACaccaaaattatgaagatttttcACTTGGACTTTATCAATAACAGTGAGACGATGATTGGCCGAAACGAGATACACAAATTGGGGTGGGGCGGTCATATCGTGGTTGTGAGATTCCACAAAATATGATACCTTCCATCTTCCGCAGCCGTAGTCATGCTTTACCCTAAGCCGAGCTGAACACTTGGTTCGCGTGAGTGACCTTGCCTCCCTTAATCTATCATCCAGATCAAGATACCTCATATTCCTCCAGCCCTCCTTATTGCAAACAAGTTGCCTGCAAATGATTCTACCTTCGTTATCTCTAACGATGTCATCCTTCCTCATTACAAATCCATGCCAACAAGCATAAGCGTTATAAAATTGGCAAGTCTCATCCTCTGTCCTAAACTCCAGGTTCCAAATATCCTCCACCATTAAATCCGCTATTCTTTTACACTACAATCTTATTCACTCTTGCTAGTAGAATCCAGCGAATCCACATCATCATCTTCTGCATTCAGTTGATAATCGAAATCATCACCCAAATCATTATCAGAATCATTCTTAACATCATCCTCGTTTGTGGACATAATTTTATCCCTGCCAAAATCCAAGTTGGTGACAAAAAATGTGAATAAACAGAACCAATGGTAGCAACTACAGGAAGCTAACCTAAGTTGCATGTAAAATTACTGGAATAAGGTTTTAATTTCAATGCCCCAAACCTAGCCACAGCATAGAACTGGATAATGTGACTTAATTTCTAAATTCCAGATTAGCAACCCAACACCCTAAATAGAGAACCGTTGAAAAGGCATAGactatcatcaaaattaaactaatatggATTAACAAAAAAACTTAATCGGACATAACTTGATGACAACCAAAGGTTGAGCTTGAACGGGTAAAAATAAACTACTGGAGGGAGGTGATCTTACCTAATCCGCCGCACCTAATTTGAAGGCAGCTGAAAAATAGGGATGGTAAACCAGCTTCCACCAGCCACAGTTTCATTAATAGCAGAAGTTCAGCTACAAATTTCTCTGCTGGAGCCACATCAGGTTAGCATTCGGCCTCTCCTCAGTTAACGGTGATGCCTAATCGACGGAACCAGAGTACTAGTTCCGGCTCCAGTAACTCGAAACATATATAATTCTTGCTAAATAGACGTTGGGTTGATTAATGTGTGGTATAACATACAACGAAGGGCCGAAGGCCACAAAAACGAAATAGGGTTGGGTACTATGGATACTATGCGTTTTCCTAGTTCTTAAAGATGCATGTTCAATTTCAGGAAGAGATGGagggtattttaaaaaaaaaaattagagattagAAATTATAATTGCAAATGTTTATTAATACACTATACAGTATGTATATACACTAGCTAATGTAGTATGTTTATGTTATAGGT harbors:
- the LOC112742396 gene encoding protein FAR1-RELATED SEQUENCE 5-like, with amino-acid sequence MVEDIWNLEFRTEDETCQFYNAYACWHGFVMRKDDIVRDNEGRIICRQLVCNKEGWRNMRYLDLDDRLREARSLTRTKCSARLRVKHDYGCGRWKVSYFVESHNHDMTAPPQFVYLVSANHRLTVIDKVQVKNLHNFGVKTCYIIGYIAFQKGGYHHASFTRKDLYNHIDCYRRSKVKNGDANAAINYLISKLNNDPLFFGKYTFTSDEGLEHIFWADGQSIVEYHCFGDIVAFDSMYKKNKYNKPLVIFSGCNHHGQIVIFDSGLLSDETTDTYKWLLETFVESMGGKSPKALITDGDLAMRDAIKNILPNATHWLCGWHL
- the LOC112741800 gene encoding uncharacterized protein, which gives rise to MASDACSSNTRRSRGGDDGHQGLKAGYGTSCSPQPGDVKDGVAPKCFCGKYAIYYMLKTNIHSNRLFFGCPLLKVTQSHCKFFVWVDDHIARVRAVEPTRGLGDGKPNGVEEHSGRDNLIAHVEERIVNLEKLLNKKSREAELKKKNKEATAREKEASSIKSND